A window of the Cucurbita pepo subsp. pepo cultivar mu-cu-16 unplaced genomic scaffold, ASM280686v2 Cp4.1_scaffold000232, whole genome shotgun sequence genome harbors these coding sequences:
- the LOC111784546 gene encoding uncharacterized PKHD-type hydroxylase At1g22950-like, with protein sequence MSLEASLERRKQSQAPVTGNGNGVVSSSAPSFSTHRLRLQPKEDHKSETYEDLQLEFSPLLFSMLERHLPPSMLNVARDLKLQYMRDILLRYAPEGERNRVQRHREYRQKIISNYQVNASLAKYVFELDTLRLV encoded by the exons ATGTCTCTGGAAGCTTCGCTTGAACGACGAAAGCAGTCCCAAGCTCCTGTGACTGGCAATGGAAATGGCGTCGTCTCGTCCAGCGCACCTTCCTTCTCAACTCACAGGCTTCGTCTCCAGCCAAAGGAAGATCACAAGTCGGAGACCTACGAGGACCTGCAATTGGAATTTAGCCCCCTCCTCTTTAGTATGCTGGAAAGGCACTTGCCTCCGAGCATGCTCAATGTGGCACGCGACCTTAAGCTTCAGTACATGAGGGACATTCTACTCCGATATGCTCCAGAGGGTGAACGCAACCGA GTTCAGAGGCATAGAGAATACCGACAAAAGataatatcaaattatcaGGTAAATGCAAGTCTAGCTAAGTATGTATTCGAGTTAGACACTCTTAGATTGGTGTGA